The following proteins come from a genomic window of Macaca thibetana thibetana isolate TM-01 chromosome 15, ASM2454274v1, whole genome shotgun sequence:
- the TMEM203 gene encoding transmembrane protein 203, with product MLFSLRELVQWLGFATFEIFVHLLALLVFSVLLALRVDGLVPGLSWWNVFVPFFAADGLSTYFTTIVSVRLFQDGEKRLAVLRLFWVLTVLSLKFVFEMLLCQKLAEQTRELWFGLITSPVFILLQLLMIRACRVN from the coding sequence ATGCTCTTCTCGCTCCGGGAGCTGGTGCAGTGGCTAGGCTTCGCCACCTTCGAGATCTTCGTGCACCTGCTGGCCCTGCTGGTGTTCTCTGTGCTGCTGGCACTGCGTGTGGATGGCCTGGTCCCGGGCCTCTCCTGGTGGAACGTGTTCGTGCCTTTCTTCGCCGCTGACGGGCTCAGCACCTACTTCACCACCATCGTGTCCGTGCGCCTCTTCCAGGATGGAGAGAAGCGGCTGGCGGTGCTCCGCCTTTTCTGGGTCCTCACGGTCCTGAGTCTCAAGTTCGTCTTCGAGATGCTGTTGTGCCAGAAGCTGGCGGAGCAGACTCGGGAGCTCTGGTTCGGCCTCATTACGTCCCCGGTCTTCATTCTCCTGCAGCTGCTCATGATCCGCGCCTGTCGGGTCAACTAG